One genomic segment of Natranaeroarchaeum aerophilus includes these proteins:
- a CDS encoding protein sorting system archaetidylserine decarboxylase, with protein MQFASGARRYAVPLLVAAIPGILFVPPVGLTLVALAAGVLYFYRDPDRRPYAEGVVSPADGTVSVIREEDGRLRVGVFMNVWDIHVNRAPLGGVVEDVEHVPGAHRPAFSKESDHNERVHLRFEDHTVTLIAGAFARRIHPYPEAGARIERGDRIGHISFGSRADVLLPPEYDRSDLTVERGKTVRAGETVLARE; from the coding sequence ATGCAATTCGCATCGGGAGCGCGCAGATACGCCGTCCCGTTGCTCGTCGCCGCGATTCCGGGCATCCTGTTCGTTCCGCCGGTCGGTCTCACGCTGGTCGCGCTCGCGGCTGGCGTGCTGTATTTCTACCGTGATCCCGACCGGCGGCCCTACGCCGAGGGCGTCGTCTCGCCGGCGGACGGGACGGTGTCGGTGATCCGCGAGGAGGACGGTCGGCTTCGCGTCGGCGTGTTCATGAACGTCTGGGACATCCACGTCAATCGCGCGCCGCTCGGCGGGGTCGTCGAGGACGTCGAGCACGTCCCGGGCGCACACCGGCCCGCCTTCTCGAAGGAGTCGGATCACAACGAGCGGGTCCACCTGCGCTTCGAGGATCACACGGTGACCCTGATCGCAGGTGCCTTCGCCCGGCGGATCCACCCCTATCCCGAGGCCGGAGCGCGCATCGAGCGGGGCGACCGGATCGGTCACATCTCCTTCGGGTCTCGTGCGGACGTCCTCTTGCCCCCCGAGTACGACCGGTCGGATCTCACAGTCGAGCGTGGCAAGACGGTGCGGGCCGGCGAGACGGTGCTGGCCCGGGAGTGA